The Gordonia sp. KTR9 genome contains a region encoding:
- a CDS encoding B-4DMT family transporter yields the protein MSSWLVRGLTMTAVHVLARVLLGFAVVQAPLNSTVWRTIAIAAVVLIALVWGGYDGIRDARANPDPDDYEDLTVRWLQAGVLAGVLAGLISWILGTVVLAGIGQASLFVELIAGASFTALLVFVPAFVGAAIGRFLVRRDQNKNAADDDWSVHEDDSPRHEDGTPTDADAPTQRIR from the coding sequence ATGTCTTCGTGGTTGGTGCGCGGTCTGACGATGACCGCAGTTCACGTCCTCGCCCGCGTGTTGCTCGGGTTCGCAGTGGTCCAGGCGCCGCTGAACTCGACCGTCTGGCGCACCATCGCGATCGCCGCCGTCGTCCTCATCGCCCTGGTGTGGGGTGGCTACGACGGTATCCGCGACGCCCGCGCGAACCCGGATCCCGACGACTACGAGGACCTCACCGTGCGCTGGCTGCAGGCCGGCGTCCTGGCGGGTGTCCTCGCCGGGCTGATCTCCTGGATCCTCGGCACGGTCGTCCTCGCCGGCATCGGGCAGGCCAGCCTGTTCGTCGAACTCATCGCCGGTGCGTCGTTCACCGCACTGCTCGTCTTCGTCCCGGCCTTCGTCGGCGCGGCGATCGGCCGGTTCCTCGTCCGGCGCGACCAGAACAAGAACGCCGCCGACGACGACTGGTCGGTCCACGAGGACGATTCACCCCGCCACGAGGACGGCACCCCCACCGACGCGGACGCGCCGACCCAGCGCATTCGCTGA
- a CDS encoding M24 family metallopeptidase: protein MPIIHDTGGRRDRLRTELRSAADPVSFLVVSDLVNVRYLTGFTGSNAAVLIDVDDPAGDRIATDGRYLTQVAEQVPDVEPIIERAVVRALVDHARTAGAGRVGFESDTETVAGHQALSTAVGDSGVELVGMSGVVQNLRAVKDPGEIELLRAACAIGDAALAQIVADGVLRAGTTERQVARALEWEMYRLGADGIAFETIVAAGAHSAIPHHRPTHTALADGDLVKIDFGSVVGGYHSDMTRTFVLRRAASWQRDLYELVATAQTAGRAALTPGADLRAVDAAARDVIDDAGHGEHYVHGLGHGVGLQIHEAPGIGKLAAGTLPCGAAVTVEPGVYLPGWGGVRIEDTLVVTDGDPDLLTATDKTFTVI, encoded by the coding sequence GTGCCGATCATCCATGACACCGGTGGCCGCCGCGACCGGTTGCGTACCGAGCTGCGATCCGCAGCCGACCCGGTCTCGTTCCTCGTCGTCTCCGACCTCGTCAACGTCCGCTATCTGACCGGTTTCACCGGCTCGAATGCCGCTGTGCTGATCGACGTCGACGATCCCGCGGGCGATCGGATCGCCACCGACGGCCGCTACCTCACCCAGGTCGCCGAACAGGTGCCCGACGTCGAACCGATCATCGAACGCGCGGTGGTCCGTGCGCTCGTCGACCACGCACGGACCGCCGGGGCGGGTCGCGTCGGCTTCGAGTCCGACACCGAGACGGTGGCCGGGCATCAGGCGCTGTCCACCGCCGTCGGGGACTCCGGGGTCGAGCTGGTCGGCATGTCCGGGGTCGTGCAGAACCTGCGCGCGGTCAAGGACCCGGGGGAGATCGAACTGCTGCGGGCGGCGTGCGCGATCGGCGACGCCGCCCTGGCGCAGATCGTCGCCGACGGCGTGCTGCGGGCCGGGACGACCGAACGTCAGGTCGCACGTGCCCTCGAGTGGGAGATGTATCGGCTCGGGGCCGACGGCATCGCCTTCGAGACGATCGTGGCGGCCGGCGCGCACTCGGCGATCCCTCACCACCGGCCCACCCACACCGCCCTCGCCGACGGCGATCTCGTCAAGATCGACTTCGGGTCGGTCGTCGGCGGGTATCACTCGGACATGACGCGGACCTTCGTCCTCAGGCGCGCCGCGTCGTGGCAGCGAGACCTCTACGAGCTCGTCGCGACCGCGCAGACCGCGGGCCGGGCGGCGCTGACGCCCGGCGCCGACCTCCGGGCGGTCGACGCGGCGGCCCGGGACGTGATCGACGACGCCGGACACGGCGAGCACTACGTGCACGGTCTCGGCCACGGGGTGGGGTTGCAGATCCACGAAGCGCCGGGAATCGGCAAACTCGCGGCGGGTACACTGCCATGCGGTGCTGCGGTCACCGTGGAGCCCGGTGTCTACCTGCCCGGATGGGGCGGGGTCCGGATCGAGGACACTCTGGTGGTCACCGACGGCGACCCCGACCTGCTGACCGCCACCGACAAGACATTCACCGTCATCTGA
- the efp gene encoding elongation factor P, with protein MASTADFKNGLVLRMDDQLWQIMEFQHVKPGKGPAFVRTKIKNVLSGKTVDKTFNAGVKVETATVDRRDMTFLYNDGTDYVFMDSQDYEQFSLPPATVGDGARFLLENMTVQVSLNEGNPLFVELPVTVELIVAQTDPGLQGDRSTGGTKPATLETGAEIQVPLFINTGDKLKVDSRDGSYLGRVNS; from the coding sequence ATGGCATCCACCGCCGACTTCAAGAACGGCCTCGTGCTGCGCATGGACGACCAGCTCTGGCAGATCATGGAGTTCCAGCACGTCAAGCCGGGCAAGGGGCCTGCGTTCGTGCGTACCAAGATCAAGAACGTGCTGAGCGGCAAGACCGTCGACAAGACCTTCAACGCCGGCGTCAAGGTCGAGACCGCCACCGTCGACCGTCGTGACATGACCTTCCTCTACAACGACGGCACCGACTACGTGTTCATGGACTCGCAGGACTACGAGCAGTTCTCACTGCCGCCGGCCACCGTCGGCGACGGTGCGCGCTTCCTGCTGGAGAACATGACCGTGCAGGTGTCGCTGAACGAGGGCAACCCGCTGTTCGTCGAGCTCCCGGTCACCGTCGAGCTGATCGTCGCCCAGACCGATCCCGGACTCCAGGGCGACCGCTCGACCGGCGGCACCAAGCCGGCCACCCTCGAGACCGGCGCCGAGATCCAGGTGCCGCTGTTCATCAACACCGGTGACAAGCTCAAGGTCGACTCGCGCGACGGCAGCTATCTCGGCCGCGTCAACTCCTGA
- the nusB gene encoding transcription antitermination factor NusB, which yields MKQPGTRHKARRRAVDLLFEAEAKGVSPAQLVAERREYVRSDESVGSIHDYTATVIQGLADDQAQVDAVISSYLRDWTLERLPAVDRAIMRLATWELFNSLDVDTIVVVDEAVELAKELSTDDSPAFVNGVLAKIAELAPQVRAAASAEPGGAAPGRPEPN from the coding sequence GTGAAACAACCCGGAACCCGACACAAGGCGCGGCGCCGCGCGGTGGACCTGCTCTTCGAAGCGGAGGCCAAGGGAGTCAGTCCCGCGCAGCTCGTCGCCGAACGCCGCGAGTACGTCCGATCCGACGAGAGCGTCGGCTCGATCCACGACTACACCGCGACCGTGATCCAAGGCCTCGCCGACGATCAGGCGCAGGTCGACGCGGTCATCTCCTCGTACCTGCGGGACTGGACCCTCGAACGACTCCCGGCGGTCGACCGCGCGATCATGCGCCTGGCGACCTGGGAGCTGTTCAACTCTCTCGACGTCGACACGATCGTGGTCGTCGACGAGGCGGTGGAGCTCGCCAAGGAACTGTCCACCGACGACTCGCCGGCCTTCGTCAACGGGGTGCTGGCCAAGATCGCCGAACTCGCTCCGCAGGTCCGCGCGGCCGCGTCCGCCGAGCCCGGTGGTGCCGCACCCGGACGGCCGGAGCCGAACTGA
- the pyrR gene encoding bifunctional pyr operon transcriptional regulator/uracil phosphoribosyltransferase PyrR, with protein MASPAPRVLLDAADVSRTIARVAHQVIEKTALDSPDAPRVVLIGIPTRGTSLATRLGGKIGEFAGVDVPVGYLDITLYRDDLRGKPHRPLERTMVPAGGVDNAIVILVDDVLYSGRTVRAALDALRDLGRPAAVQLAVLVDRGHRELPLRADYVGKNIPTARDEQVSVHLVEHDGIDEVVLGSASSSAAAESDS; from the coding sequence GTGGCCAGCCCCGCTCCCAGGGTGCTGCTCGATGCCGCTGACGTGTCGCGCACGATTGCCCGTGTCGCACACCAGGTCATCGAGAAGACTGCTCTGGACTCGCCCGACGCACCCCGCGTCGTTCTCATCGGAATCCCCACTCGCGGAACATCTCTCGCCACCCGGCTGGGTGGCAAGATCGGTGAGTTCGCGGGCGTCGACGTACCGGTGGGTTACCTCGACATCACGCTGTACCGCGACGATCTGCGCGGTAAGCCGCACCGTCCGCTCGAGCGGACGATGGTGCCGGCCGGCGGCGTCGACAACGCGATCGTGATCCTCGTCGACGACGTCCTCTACTCCGGGCGGACGGTGCGCGCGGCGCTCGACGCGCTGCGTGATCTCGGTCGTCCCGCGGCCGTTCAACTCGCGGTCCTCGTCGACCGCGGCCATCGCGAACTCCCGTTGCGCGCAGACTATGTCGGCAAGAACATCCCGACCGCCCGCGACGAGCAGGTCTCGGTGCACCTCGTCGAGCACGACGGCATCGACGAGGTCGTCCTCGGGTCGGCGTCGAGTTCGGCTGCAGCAGAAAGTGATTCGTGA
- a CDS encoding aspartate carbamoyltransferase catalytic subunit: MRHLLSAQDLSRDDATALLDDAERFEQALTGREVRKLPTLRGRTVMTVFYENSTRTRVSFEVAGKWMSADVINVSASSSSAGKGESLRDTAKTLHAAGADALIVRHPASGAPAQIADWTTTPDGDGPAVINAGDGTHEHPTQALLDALTLRQRLGSLEGRRIAIVGDIIHSRVARSNAHLLSTLGAEVVLVAPPTLLPVGVDEWPVSVSGSLDAELPAVDAVMMLRVQAERMNGGFFPSAREYSVRFGLNDRRLGLLHDDAVVLHPGPMLRGMEIGYSVADSPKATVLEQVRNGVHVRMAVLFRLLVGSDSAGAHL; this comes from the coding sequence ATGCGGCACCTGCTGTCGGCCCAAGACCTCAGCCGCGACGACGCCACCGCCCTCCTCGACGACGCCGAACGTTTCGAACAGGCCCTCACCGGGCGCGAGGTTCGTAAGCTGCCGACGCTGCGCGGGCGCACGGTGATGACCGTGTTCTACGAGAACTCCACCCGCACCAGGGTCTCCTTCGAGGTCGCGGGCAAGTGGATGAGCGCCGACGTCATCAACGTCAGTGCCTCGAGTTCCTCTGCGGGCAAAGGGGAATCGCTGCGCGACACGGCCAAGACCCTGCACGCGGCCGGCGCCGACGCGCTGATCGTCCGGCACCCGGCCTCGGGTGCGCCGGCCCAGATCGCCGACTGGACGACGACGCCGGACGGCGACGGCCCCGCGGTGATCAACGCCGGTGACGGGACACACGAGCATCCCACCCAGGCGCTGCTCGACGCGCTGACGCTCCGCCAGCGCCTCGGGTCGCTCGAGGGCAGGCGCATCGCGATCGTGGGCGACATCATCCATTCCCGTGTCGCGCGGTCGAACGCCCATCTGCTGTCGACGCTCGGCGCCGAGGTCGTCCTGGTGGCGCCCCCGACGCTGTTGCCGGTCGGCGTCGACGAGTGGCCGGTGAGCGTCTCGGGAAGCCTCGACGCCGAACTCCCCGCCGTCGACGCGGTGATGATGCTCCGGGTCCAGGCCGAACGCATGAACGGCGGGTTCTTCCCGAGTGCCCGCGAGTACTCGGTCCGATTCGGGCTGAACGACCGCCGCCTGGGACTGCTGCACGACGACGCGGTGGTCCTGCATCCCGGGCCGATGCTGCGCGGCATGGAGATCGGCTACTCGGTGGCCGATTCGCCCAAGGCCACCGTTCTCGAACAGGTCCGCAACGGTGTGCACGTCCGGATGGCGGTTCTCTTCCGCCTGCTCGTCGGTTCGGATTCCGCAGGAGCCCACCTATGA